In Micromonospora purpureochromogenes, a single window of DNA contains:
- the cysS gene encoding cysteine--tRNA ligase, which translates to MTLRLYDTATRSVRDFVPREAGKVGVYLCGLTLQAPPHIGHLRSGVNYDVLRRWLLTAGYEVNFIRNLTDIDDKILVKAMEQGRPFWSIAYANELILAESYRALNVLPPTYEPRATGHIPEMHQLIAELIETGHAYPATDGSGDVYFDVASWPAYGSLSGQSPDDMQSAGDAPERGKRDPRDFALWKGAKPDEPADAYWPSPWGRGRPGWHIECSAMCWRYLGAEFDIHGGGLDLTFPHHENEIAQSQAAGLPFARYWVHHGLLSIGGAKMGKSLGNALDLTYVDSLGVRPVELRYYYAAAHYRSRIDYSEDALREAAVAYRRIEGFVQRAAERVGGGQLGELPTGFVAAMDDDLNTSAALAVLHEVVRDGNTALTAGDDVTVRTTLASARAMLDILGVDPLDPAWTGGDRADDLRGVVDSLVALALEQRAQARGRKDWAAADAVRDQLKQAGVVVEDTPQGPRWTIGEQD; encoded by the coding sequence GTGACGCTACGCCTGTATGACACCGCCACCCGATCGGTGCGGGACTTCGTCCCGCGGGAAGCCGGCAAGGTGGGGGTCTACCTGTGTGGTCTCACCCTCCAGGCCCCGCCGCACATCGGCCACCTTCGCTCCGGCGTCAACTACGACGTGCTGCGCCGCTGGCTGCTCACCGCCGGCTACGAGGTCAACTTCATCCGCAACCTGACCGACATCGACGACAAGATCCTGGTCAAGGCGATGGAGCAGGGCCGCCCGTTCTGGTCCATCGCGTACGCCAACGAGCTGATCCTGGCCGAGTCGTACCGGGCGCTGAACGTGCTGCCGCCGACGTACGAGCCGCGCGCCACCGGGCACATCCCGGAGATGCACCAGCTGATCGCCGAGCTGATCGAGACCGGGCACGCCTACCCGGCCACCGACGGCTCCGGCGACGTCTACTTCGACGTGGCCTCCTGGCCCGCGTACGGGTCGCTGTCCGGGCAGTCGCCCGACGACATGCAGTCCGCCGGGGACGCCCCCGAGCGCGGCAAGCGCGACCCGCGCGACTTCGCGCTCTGGAAGGGCGCCAAGCCGGACGAGCCGGCCGACGCCTACTGGCCGTCGCCGTGGGGCCGGGGGCGCCCCGGCTGGCACATCGAGTGCTCGGCGATGTGCTGGCGCTACCTGGGTGCCGAGTTCGACATCCACGGCGGCGGGCTGGACCTGACGTTCCCGCACCACGAGAACGAGATCGCCCAGTCCCAGGCCGCCGGGCTGCCCTTCGCCCGGTACTGGGTGCACCACGGCCTGCTCAGCATCGGCGGCGCCAAGATGGGCAAATCGCTCGGCAACGCCCTCGACCTGACGTACGTCGACTCGCTCGGGGTGCGCCCGGTGGAGCTGCGCTACTACTACGCCGCCGCGCACTACCGCTCCCGGATCGACTACTCGGAGGACGCGCTGCGCGAGGCCGCGGTGGCGTACCGGCGGATCGAGGGCTTCGTACAGCGGGCCGCCGAGCGGGTCGGCGGCGGGCAGCTCGGCGAGCTGCCGACCGGCTTCGTGGCGGCGATGGACGACGACCTGAACACTTCCGCCGCCCTGGCGGTGCTGCACGAGGTGGTCCGGGACGGCAACACCGCGCTGACCGCCGGCGACGATGTGACCGTCCGCACGACCCTGGCCTCCGCGCGCGCCATGCTGGATATCCTGGGGGTTGACCCGCTGGATCCGGCCTGGACCGGCGGCGACCGCGCGGACGACCTGCGCGGCGTGGTGGACTCCCTGGTCGCCCTGGCCCTGGAGCAGCGCGCCCAGGCCCGCGGCCGCAAGGACTGGGCCGCCGCCGACGCCGTACGCGACCAGCTCAAGCAGGCCGGCGTGGTGGTGGAGGACACCCCACAGGGCCCCCGTTGGACTATTGGAGAGCAGGACTGA
- a CDS encoding S8 family serine peptidase — MSKRFTVGGVATAAALALTVTGLVAPANAGTTSARTFTVVAKDGVSASTAIAEIKAAGGTVVSRTDAVGMFRVVSKRADFAGRAAASAKLVGATQNKAVGHAPRADRKLERENLVAAPNPQGSANPKGTTALAKGPTGLDPLDDKLWGLSMIRADRARAVEDGNTAVTVGILDTGLDASNPDLAANFSWSLSKNFAPDMTDIDGACEVASCLDPVGTDDGGHGSHVAGTVGAAANGFGVSGVAPGVTLVELKGGQDSGYFFLDPVVNALVHAGDKGLDVVNMSFYVDPWLYNCTSNPTDSPEAQAEQRAIITAMKRALNYAHEHGVTLVGALGNNHEDLGKPRVDTSSPDYGPAPYHRPIDNDTCLDLPVEGPHVIGVSSVGPSGRKADYSNYGVEQISVAAPGGWFRDGYGTDAFRTDANMILSSYPKKVLQEEGSVDKNGNIVPDAQSFVFKQCTAAGVCGYYTYLQGTSMASPHAAGVASLIVSRFGGMTEAGFGLAPDAVEEQLTGTAVEHACPQPRTQTYQREGRSGQFNAYCEGDEEFNGFYGYGIVDAYAAVTTPM, encoded by the coding sequence GCGGCCGCGCTGGCACTCACGGTGACGGGCCTGGTCGCACCGGCGAACGCCGGGACGACCAGCGCCCGAACCTTCACCGTGGTGGCAAAGGACGGCGTCTCCGCCAGCACGGCGATCGCCGAGATCAAGGCCGCCGGTGGCACGGTGGTCTCACGTACCGACGCCGTGGGCATGTTCCGCGTGGTCAGCAAGCGGGCGGACTTCGCCGGCCGCGCCGCGGCCAGCGCGAAGCTCGTCGGCGCCACCCAGAACAAGGCCGTCGGCCACGCCCCGCGCGCCGACCGCAAGCTCGAGCGCGAGAATCTCGTGGCTGCGCCGAACCCCCAGGGCTCGGCAAACCCCAAGGGCACCACCGCCCTGGCGAAGGGCCCCACCGGCCTCGACCCGCTCGACGACAAGCTGTGGGGCCTGTCGATGATCCGGGCCGACCGGGCACGCGCCGTCGAAGACGGCAACACCGCCGTCACCGTCGGCATCCTCGACACCGGCCTCGACGCCAGCAACCCCGACCTGGCCGCCAACTTCAGCTGGTCGCTGTCGAAGAACTTCGCCCCGGACATGACCGACATCGACGGCGCATGCGAGGTCGCGAGCTGTCTCGATCCGGTCGGCACCGACGACGGCGGACACGGCTCGCACGTCGCCGGCACCGTCGGCGCGGCCGCCAACGGCTTCGGAGTCTCCGGCGTCGCGCCGGGCGTCACCCTGGTCGAGCTCAAGGGTGGCCAGGACTCCGGATACTTCTTCCTCGACCCGGTGGTCAACGCGCTGGTCCACGCCGGCGACAAGGGCCTGGACGTGGTCAACATGTCCTTCTATGTCGACCCGTGGCTCTACAACTGCACCAGCAACCCCACCGACTCGCCGGAAGCGCAGGCGGAGCAGCGGGCCATCATCACGGCGATGAAGCGGGCCCTCAACTACGCCCACGAGCACGGCGTCACGCTCGTCGGCGCCCTCGGCAACAACCACGAGGACCTCGGCAAGCCCCGCGTCGACACCAGCAGCCCGGACTACGGCCCCGCGCCGTACCACCGGCCGATCGACAACGACACCTGCCTCGACCTGCCGGTGGAGGGCCCGCACGTGATCGGCGTCTCCTCGGTCGGCCCGTCGGGCCGTAAGGCCGACTATTCCAACTACGGCGTCGAGCAGATCTCGGTCGCCGCGCCGGGCGGATGGTTCCGCGACGGCTACGGCACCGACGCCTTCCGCACCGACGCCAACATGATCCTCTCCAGCTACCCGAAGAAGGTGCTGCAGGAGGAGGGCTCGGTCGACAAGAACGGCAACATCGTGCCGGACGCACAGAGCTTCGTCTTCAAGCAGTGCACCGCCGCCGGTGTCTGCGGCTACTACACCTACCTGCAGGGCACCTCGATGGCGTCTCCGCACGCCGCGGGCGTCGCGTCGCTGATCGTCAGCCGGTTCGGCGGGATGACCGAGGCCGGGTTCGGGCTCGCGCCGGACGCGGTGGAGGAGCAGCTCACCGGCACCGCCGTCGAGCACGCCTGCCCGCAGCCTCGCACGCAGACCTACCAGCGCGAGGGTCGCAGCGGCCAGTTCAACGCCTACTGCGAGGGTGACGAGGAGTTCAACGGCTTCTACGGCTACGGGATCGTCGACGCGTACGCCGCGGTGACCACCCCGATGTGA
- a CDS encoding IclR family transcriptional regulator, whose amino-acid sequence MDRGLRLLHLVADAPAGLTVTEAANRLGIGRAAVYRLVGALTGHGMLRRDGDGRLRLGAGVLHLARRAQPLLAEGALPALRRLAEQAGATAHLTVVEGGEGVALAVVEPSWTSFHVAYRTGARHPLERGAAGRAILAGRSGAAGPVSTSGELQSGAYGVAAPVLGVPGLEASVGVVALAPLDVATVGAQVEAAAEAIAAALS is encoded by the coding sequence CTGGACCGGGGCCTGCGCCTGCTGCACCTGGTGGCCGACGCTCCCGCCGGACTGACCGTGACCGAGGCGGCGAACCGGCTGGGCATCGGCCGGGCGGCCGTCTACCGGCTGGTCGGGGCGCTGACCGGGCACGGGATGCTGCGCCGGGACGGCGACGGCCGGCTGCGCCTCGGCGCCGGCGTGCTGCACCTGGCCCGGCGGGCCCAGCCCCTGCTCGCCGAGGGAGCGCTGCCGGCGCTGCGCCGGCTGGCCGAGCAGGCCGGCGCGACCGCGCACCTCACCGTGGTCGAGGGCGGCGAGGGGGTGGCGCTCGCGGTGGTCGAGCCGAGCTGGACGTCGTTCCACGTGGCGTACCGGACCGGTGCCCGGCATCCGCTGGAGCGCGGGGCGGCCGGCCGGGCCATCCTCGCCGGCCGGTCGGGCGCCGCCGGCCCGGTGAGCACCAGCGGGGAACTGCAGTCCGGGGCGTACGGAGTGGCCGCGCCAGTGCTCGGCGTGCCCGGGCTGGAGGCGAGCGTCGGAGTGGTGGCCCTCGCCCCGCTGGACGTGGCCACGGTCGGCGCCCAGGTCGAGGCCGCCGCTGAGGCGATCGCCGCCGCCCTCTCCTGA